ctttcatattctttctcataaatcttcaaaatggctacgctcatttacgagctaaagtccgctttcttcttctacatttcttttcaaaaaacgagcaaagcaattaagagcccatggaaaatcatggatgcaaagggtgccttacaccttccctttgcataattaccccccaaaccctattttatttaaaaggtttttcctgttcttttagcctttccgatatttggataaaataaaagttggtggcgactcttgcttaaccgcgacattttcgattataaaagtcagttcaccgtattacaccatccTTCGACCTGAAACCACTATGGACCCTAGATGTAGAGTCAAGTGCTTTATTGCTGATCAAACGTCGTCCGTAACTGGATGACCATAAAGACAGTTTATGGGTACTTCACAAAGCATgctgagggacatgagtgacctagatggaATTTACCAATCCTGCATAATAGGATAAATGTCTAAGGGTCAAATATTGAACTAGATAAGGGTGACACGgtctatgccttgtgttcaatatagacatgAGGGAAAAAGGGTAAATGTACACACAAACATAATCAAGGAAAAGGTTTTGTCAGATCACATGACATTTTCGTGACTTGGGTAGCAGTGATGTGTTGTTAGATATTGCTTGCTGTTTATTATGTTAAAtgtgtgatttaatataattgccAATGTCGCGAGAACCTACAGGGACACACACATAAGGACAGGTTGAtgagagataaaataaataagaaacatCGTAAGGTACAGTGTACTTGAGAGAATTATGGAACACTGTAAGGTACGGTGCACATAAGTGAAATATGGAACATCATATAATAAtagttactattattattattattattattattattattattattattattattattattattattattttataatatttataaaatataataataataaaatatgtttattataatagtagttattataataataatattattactattattattattattattatttggtgcACTTAAGTTGAGTTTTTTAGCTTGCAGCCCACACAAGTAGTTCTATAAATACAACCCTTGTGCATAAGCTTTGTtgtttgaaaaattatatttgtGAAACTCTGGCCGTATttctctctcattctctctcactcaaagccttcATTTGTAGAAGCTAGCACTGAGACTGAAGGTTGTCTATTCGTGTGGACTAAGTAGAGGCATTGTTCTTTATCAAGGCTCGTGATCAACACCTTTGATTATGCATCAAAGATTTTAATCTCCACAAGAAGTAACCATTTCTATCATTGATTCTGCTCATTCATAAGGATCTCTAAAGGAAAATTTTTGTTTTCCGCTGCGTTTATATCGCAAATTTTCCTTCAAAAACAAATTTTGTTTATATAGAAATCCTAAAAATAATTGTTTCTAACGGTCGACTAAGCAACTTCAAAATTCAGAGGAACTAACATGTTCATAAcaacatatatttttattcattatcCATGTAATGAAACATATTTAGACTCTTATTTCGACTTTTATTCTTCATCACTTTTTTTTGTTTGGGTAAAAAGCCCATTGATTGATTCCACACACTCCATACTTTTTACCAGTGTTCCTTTTTACAAACATATAACCATTTCTTCCCCAACTTGTGCCCCATGTATTCTTCACGATCCAATAATCTTCACCGTCTACTGAATCATAACCCACTATCAACATGAAGTGGTCTGCATCTTTTGAATCCTTCGAGCAATTGGGACCATTATATATTTCCTGCCAATGGATCATAAGCTCTTTAGTAACAACTAATGTAAAAGTACTAAAAACTTTTTGAATTAAGAGATATAATTTATTTCAATATGAGTTGTAAAAAAGTTTACACTCTCAATCAGTTATAAAATTTCACTTGAATAAAATTGACTAAATATAATTACAAGAAAATGTTGTTAATTATAAACACCTATAATTGATTGACATTAAAAACTATAAAGTTAATTAATTAGGGTATATCACTAGGGTGGTTTAATTAGGTGGAATTTTCAATAGAGGAGACATTTCTTTCTGTGAGAGCATGAGTAAGTGGACAACTTTTTCAAGGTCTTACAAGCGACAAGTCTATTGCTCGAGAGTGATTGCCGGTAAGGGTAAATATGGGTTGGGTTGGATTGAGTTTGGTCTAACTTATTACCCAACTACGTTCAGACTTTAATGAACTGAGTTTATCGTCCAACATGCAATTTCACGgttaaaaccaaaccaaaccaacccgaTCACCTATGGTCCAACATGCAATTTCACGgttaaaacaaaaccaaaccaacccgaTCACCTATGGGCTGTGTAGGGTTAGATTTGTGAGTTGtgtttcaaataaaatataatttcttgataattttttaactataaaaaaataataacacaaTTCAATACAATTATGCATATTTCTAGCATTCAAACTAAATGAAACACCATATAATGTCTAATAAAAATCATTCATATGCCACTACACTTGATAATAGTAGAAAGTTTGACAAAACACATCATTATCATAAAATACATaagttggaaatgatacaaaagaaaataagaaacaattTGGTCTTAAAATTATATAAAGTCATTGGTCTAGTAGTAATATTGATGATGAACAAAAAAATTGGCAAAATTATGGTTTGTAgtgatatattaattttattttttatttaaattaataataaaaaaaatcattaatgtaACATTAGCGGGTTGGGACAACAGCTTCACAGGTTGAGAAATTCAAACCTTATATCCAAACCAAAACTATACGGTTTGTTACAGGTTTGATTGGGTATACACGTAAATGAACATGTTCAAGTAATTTAGGGGTTGGTTCGATTTGGATCAGCGAGTTTGTCGGTTACCCGTACCTATGAACACCCTTAATTACTGGAAGCAAAAGACTTATAAAGATGAGGTTTATTTTGTGGCGTCGTCCTATATTTCCCTTATTGAGgaaatttttgtttctttcttcctTTATATAGGGTGGATCAAGTCATATCTCGTATTTGGGTTTGTTGTGCATTAGAGAAGGTGGTAATCTTATGTTGGTAACTCTTTCTTGATAAGTTTTACTGTAAGGTGAATATATTTTAAGTGTGTGGTCCCCACAAATATGATTGAGAATTGTCATAGTTTTTGTAAAACTCATTTGTTTCTGACTTGTGACGTGGTTTTTGTCTTATGGTATAAAAATTTGGTAAATTGTTAGGTACCCATGATAAGTAGTTGGGTACCGGTACCTTTAGtgcaaattaattaaaaattttaatttattttaaaataaaaataatttaaaagatgACATGACAATGAATAACCTTATTTGATTGGATGAAGGTACCGGTACCCAACAAAACTCAAGGGTACCAAAGTGTTCACCTAAAAGGTTTAGATGGTTGTGTTGTTATTTCGTCATTCAATAGAATATTGTGTTTATTTTTTAGACTTTTATTATCCTACATGTATCTCCTAAGATTAGAGGTCGATTTGTTACATTGTGACACTCGATGGTGGGCCTACTTGGAAGTcattgaaaaaattaattttttcatgtATATCTGTTAATGTTAATGACTTGGAGGACATGAGCATGGTTCTGATCTAAAAATGGTATATAGGGAAGTCTTACGATCTCTATTATTCTTTTGGATTAGATTTTTTTCACAGTTTTTAGAGGAATCCTTGAAAGTTGTTAACCTTGTTATTGGACTCTAACTCTAATTTTTCCCTTAGTGGATAGAGATTAGACTAAATATAACGAATTTTATAACTAAAGTTTATCTATCCATTAGTCATCCACTTTTCTATCATTTGAATATAACAACTTACATTGGTGTAATGTTGAATCCACTTTTCAATAATTTGAATATAACGACTTACATTGGTGTAATGTTGAAAGTCTTCTGTGTCAGAATAAACCATCACGCTAATTGGCTGCTTAGTAACGGCACTTAATAGTCCTTTTTCTGTTTTGGTCACGCGATCAAATGATTTAATGGCACTAATTGGACTATTTGGAATCTACAATTTATAAACAAAGAGTTggttaaatttatataatttatataacactataaagaaaataaatagtaaTCTCTTTGATGCTATTTATAAGagacaatttattttttatctatatagaataattaatgtatctgattaattattatgtatcttaattattaatgaatctaAGAGTAAATTGTACACCGTAAATAATAGCGTCAGAGTAATATTCATGATAGATATTAAGAACCTTTGAGGCTTTGCAAACCCCCTTCTTTCCAGTATAAGGATAATCACTCTCCAAAGCAACTCCTTTGTTTCCTATAACCCATTCGAACGTACTGGTCGTATATCCACCATCACAACCATCACTTCCCGAGTCACAATCTAGAAGCTCTTGTGCTGAAAGGTTGATAAGCTTTCCTGTAACTATTGCAACTATTCCTTCGATTGCACCTGCAACCGAGAATGCCCAGCAACTACctaataaaaacaaaatgaaatttgATCAAAATCAATTTACAATATTTACTACATTTAAACTTTGTATCTTATCTTTATAGTTACCACAAGCGCCTTGATCTTTAACAGAAGTGACAGCTCCTTTTGATCTCCAATCCAAGGATGTAGGTGGCTTACTATATGCTaattcatcaacatcatcatcatcatcatcggttGCAAAATTCATGGTGCTAATATTCGTGGTCATGTATCTTTCTTTGAACTCCATGAAGCTCAAATCAGCAAAATTGGTCAGACCGAGAAGAGCGCTATGAGGTGTGTCTCTCTTTGCATTACTCTCTGTGATATACTTCAAATTCTTAACAAAAATGTCAAATTTCCTTGCCATCTCTTCTAGGTTACTATAGTTTCGTCCATGGTCATTCTTCCATTGTTGAAATAATTGTATAACATCATCTTGATTAGGAAGCTTATCAAGTTTAGGACCCAAAAAGGAGGTGTACTTATTGGTTGGGATCTCCACACTTGAATATATATTTATGAATGatgttttctttttttgaataGCAAAATATATGCATAGGAGTgctgtgaagatgatgaagaaacgCAATGGGATTGAGGTGAAAGAAATcttcatcttttaataaaactTTGTGTGGAAAGATGTGTATTCCATAAAAATCAATTCCACATATTTATAGAATATGAGTTAAGATGTAAAGTTATAagtcatagttttttttttttgtttaaaaagttACAAGTCATAGTTTATATatctaaaatatgtttttttttctaagTTACCTATTCATAAATGTGGGTAAATTACTCAATCTAATAGCACCAATCAAAattaaccatatatatatatatatatatatatatatatatatatatatatatatatatatatatatatatatatatatatatatatatatatatccacatTAActctataaataaaattttctatttaacataattaataaaatgcatATGGCTCATTTTAATTGGTCACAAGTTGATTGGGTAACTTATccacatttatttatttcaaagaaaccTAAACCTCATCGTTAAAATATTTTGGTACCATGCAATCAATTGGTAGTTTtttttcacataggattttcaaaatggttatttataaaaaaaagaagataataacataaaaacaaagagattcccatggagtaccatggatatgaggggtgcttaaaaccttccccttgtataacaaaccctccgtagccagatctctgataagtttattagttttgattttaaaaacttctgtgggttttattcgctctttcacccattcctttttggaaacaataaagcgcggtggcgactctgtttaaaatgagctaagccttcccatgactctagtctcaccaatttcaccgctacatgGATCACACGAATGTTCTACACGTTTAACAGAGACATTTTCCTCTCTACATAATAAATGGAAGAAAAGACGAGGTATACACATCAATGAAATTCAAGCTTTTCAAACTTTCTTTGAAACTCTCTATAATCAATGTCAACATAGTCAAACTATCTATGATGCCACCCTTTTTTTAAAACACAAAGTTACTAAAAAGCCCAAAACTAAAATTTCCTCCTTATGTAAAAGATAGTTATGATTTTGCtttcatatattatttttccAAGTTTCCACCATTACCAACCTGTGAATTTGGCTTGGCTTTTCAACTACCATATCAAAAATGGTATCATGTTTAATCTTTTAAAGTCTTAGAAAATGAATCTTAAAAGCTTGTTGATGGCGTGGTTTTGACTACGTATTATACACACAATCATGTAAgcttttttattttaactatCACCTCTGTTATCAAAAAAACTGAGGTGaataattctttttttaaaattatattatttacacaaaatattaaaataatttatttactgCAAATCTTTACTCTTATTATTAAATATCTTAACTGATATCCATCTTTTGATAAGTTGTCAGTTCCAACAATGAGATTTTTTTTCTAAGTTTAGGCTCCCTTCTTTGTTTAACTTTTCAAAGATAAAGCTCCCTTATGAAAATTGAAGCAAGAatgattttctgcacttgcaatttATCAATTGAGTACTTTTGAAAGGATGAGCTCCATTCTTTAACTGAGGGTTTTTCCAAaagtacaacaacaacaacatcaacaccattatgtgatATAGATTGCAAGGGAAAAAAATTCTTGTTCAAGATAGAAGAACATTGAATAtttttctgtcttgcaatccatccaAAAGAATGATGCTTGCGAGTTTTGGGCAGCTTAATGTAGGTAAGGACTAGGGAAAAATCTATTtaacgagtgcttttatagtaaaatctaattattttatcCCACGGTTATATCAAATATCGAAGGGTTAGAACATTTAAATTACacttagaaacaaataaaagcatAAACTGCAATAGCTTGGATTCGAAGCATGTCCTGAGTTATTTTTCCCCTCGGTTATAATAATAACTGAGGGAATATGaggctttttatttttataaacaataaaatatGAAGCGCCTTAGCATTATACCTCGGTTTTCTTTGGCTGaggtgaaagcttcgtcatgaaatgtattattcgTAATAGTGTCAAGTTCTAAAGTAAGACAAGTTTGGTTGTATATCTCATAGGGATAGATATTATTTTTAGACTTGGGAACTTTATTCAGGACATAACAAATAGTCAAAAATATTTTCCCCACTAGTGAGGAGCAGCATCATAATTTAATACAATTGCTACAACAAGCTTAGTAATAgatttattctttcttttttactttaCTATTCATTTCAGAAGATTATGGTGCAGTCGTTTCATGAAAAATTCCATATTTTTATAAAAGTCGTTAAATTGATTTTCAGTTCTCCTATCACTACgaagtctcttttttttttctttctaaattgATTTTCAATTTCTTTCCCAAAAATTT
This DNA window, taken from Vicia villosa cultivar HV-30 ecotype Madison, WI unplaced genomic scaffold, Vvil1.0 ctg.001840F_1_1, whole genome shotgun sequence, encodes the following:
- the LOC131636827 gene encoding ervatamin-B-like — translated: MKISFTSIPLRFFIIFTALLCIYFAIQKKKTSFINIYSSVEIPTNKYTSFLGPKLDKLPNQDDVIQLFQQWKNDHGRNYSNLEEMARKFDIFVKNLKYITESNAKRDTPHSALLGLTNFADLSFMEFKERYMTTNISTMNFATDDDDDDVDELAYSKPPTSLDWRSKGAVTSVKDQGACGSCWAFSVAGAIEGIVAIVTGKLINLSAQELLDCDSGSDGCDGGYTTSTFEWVIGNKGVALESDYPYTGKKGVCKASKIPNSPISAIKSFDRVTKTEKGLLSAVTKQPISVMVYSDTEDFQHYTNEIYNGPNCSKDSKDADHFMLIVGYDSVDGEDYWIVKNTWGTSWGRNGYMFVKRNTGKKYGVCGINQWAFYPNKKK